Part of the Salmo trutta chromosome 2, fSalTru1.1, whole genome shotgun sequence genome, tatttcatagttttgatgtcttcactattattttacaatgtagaaaatagtaaaaataaagcaaaacccttgaatgagtaggtgtgtccaaacttttgactggcacagATGATTGTGTTCACTTAACTTTGAGTTTCTGTCATTGTCAAAGTGAGCACTGAATAGGCCAGGGGGCCCATTCCAAACTTTTAACAGTGCTCCATACGGTAGGTACATGATCCCTCGTTCTCCTCTCCGACTGGTTTAATGAATTGGACTCCAGTCTTACCGACCTATCTTCCAATACAGCCATCCTGCTACCATGGCCACCCCCCTGTGGACCCCAGTCTTTGGAGAGGCCAGCCTGGAGTGTGAGACCCAGGCCAGCGTGAGCCAGGTGAGGTGAGGTGCTCTCCCTCTCACAGAGAGCCGGCTGGGCGGGGGTGGAGCTGAGGGTCAGGTGTACTCACACAGGTGTCCGCAGCCGGCCGGGCAGTGAGAATTGCTCTTTAACCAGTTCATCACGTGCTCCAGGTGCCCGCCGTGACTGCAGCCCTGGCACCACACAAACAGCCCCTTCACCACATGGTGGCACACGGCACAAACACTGGCACACTGGTGGCACCTGGGGAACAGGCAAAGAAGTTAAGTGGCAATATTGCACAACTTTCCAAATGTTCTCTtgcctggctcctctctaggtttcttcctaggttcctgcctttctagggagtatttcctagccactgtgcttccacatctgcattgcttgctgtttggggttttaggctgggtttctgtatagcactttgcgacatctgctgatgtaaaaaagggctttataaatacatttgatttgagcgTATCTAGAAATATGTAATTTGCCATTTAGTTACACTGTTAATGCCTTTCTAGATTGTTTCTCATAGGTTAGTAACCCTTCACTTAACAATTTACTGTGTTAGGTAGGTCAAGGTTATACCGGTCACAGATCCAGCCCCTGTTGCTCATGGGCCGTTTGCAGTTGCTGCAATTGACATGCAGAGTGGTGGATGTCTGGTTCAGACAGGTGATGGCGCTGCAAGTGCTCAGCTTGATGACCTCGTTGGACACGTTCCACAGCTCGAAACGCTGCAGCAAGTCAATGTAGGACATGTACCAGTGCTCCTGAAATAGGGTCAACGCTATTATTAGAACATGCCGAAATGAACAAAATATTTGTCAGCTTGGAAGACATGCAGATTACCAAGACTCTAACCTTCATCATTATTTAGTCAATCAAGCAGTTATTTGTAAACCAAATCAGCCATGTTAAATCGTTCAGAATTCAGAATTCTCAAGAGCATCCCAATTAATTTTATGCAACACATAATCATTGAATTTCTATTGTGGTTCAGGAACCGACCATACATATTCTCAACATTATCCGTATTAGAAAGCTTCAGTTCTTCACCATGACAACTGTTATATTCCTAGCTCTGACCTGAGTGAGGTCGTCGATCTCCTTGCGGATGCGGTCTCCCAGGACGATGAGCACCGAGACCGCCATCTGCACGTCGCCCTGCTCGGCGTAGTGGCTCAGCATCTCCCTGACCACGGGGCAGAAGAAGCGGGCGGGAAGGTGGGGGCTGAACAGCGGCTGCGAGATGGCGATCAGGGAGAGGGACTCTATGGGCGTCAGGCACATGACCTCCGCCTCGTTGCCGCTGGCGTGCGGCGAGTCGGCCTTGTCCTGCTGCAGGTGCTCCGGGACCGACGGGTTGTCCATGATCTCGTGGCGCAGCGGGAAGGCCTCCTGGGGGAGCGTGTACTCCTGTTCTTCCACTGAAAGCACCAGAGAAGAATAATGCTCAGAAAGTACTAGGCGTAGATCATAGACTAGCTATGAAACATGGCTGTAACCTCCATTGAAATGGCATTCGACATACAAGCTTAGTGGAGGCTATTGGCTACATCAAAGGTCAAATAGGGGGGTGCTTATATTTATCCCGTTTCCCTGCATGTACAAGTGTACCTTGTACCCGTTTCCCTGCATGTACCTGTACGAGTGTGAGGTGTGAAATggaaaatatatatgtatttccCCAACTCCCCCTTGGACACCCTCGGAGAGTCCAAGTCATCAGTGTTGAATGTATACGACCTGTGTTGGGGTCAGACTCACCGGCCTGGATTTCATGCTCCATAGAGTAGAGGTCATCGTCATCCAGCTCAGCGTCACCAAACATGTACTCCGCCTGTCCCTCACTCCCCTCGGTCTCCTCATTCTCTGCAGTTGGACAAATCTCTGTATTGTTTACTCATCTATTGCATCCATCATAGTAAGTAACATTCTACTAAATGTGGTTCACAAAAACAACCTATATGTTGATTCGTTTCTTCAGTCAAGTGGGAGCAGCTTGAATGTTTTTAGTTTATTCTCACCATCGTTGTTGCTGTTGATGAGCGAGTTCCCAGGCTCCAGGTGAATGTTGTCCTGTCTGCTCTCTCCTTTACTACGGTCCAGCCTGCTCTCCGTCCCCATCTCCTTCATACTGAAACTTGGGCGGACACAAAAAGAGGATTTTAGTTTGTCCACACTATTTTTCAGCTTATGTGTTTTATGTAAAGCCTGTGGTCAGTACCTGTTCATTAAAGGAAGGTTGCCCAGTTTGCTGATGTTATTTGGACCAGGTGTCGAGAGGTTCGCTGGATCTGAGAACATGAGCCGAAGCATCGTCCATGTAGTAGAAACCTTCAAATGGGGAAATATGAAATAGGTTTGTTAGTGATCCTCAAAACTCTACTTAGTTCCACAACAATGTTTAATTGGATATGTGTAAATGAATGCAGCTCATCTCTGAGGGGAAGACTGACCGACCTGAGGTCTGTTGAGCTCCTTGGCCACCTTGGCATTGTGGTCGCACAGCTCGGCGAAGGGTTTGCCGCCGAGGAGGTAGAGGCGCGCCGTCTTGACAAACCAGTCCATGCGCCTGCTCTCCAGAGACGACTCGAACACGCTGAGGGCGCTGGACACGTGGGCAAACTGCTCCGTCAGATCGGGCTTCTTGAAGAAGAAGATTGGGTAGCGGCGGTCGCCACCCGGGTAGGGTTTCCTGTTGGAGTCGCCACTGATGAGGCTCTCCTTGGCGGCGAAGGCCAGGTCGCCAAACAGGCCGAAGCACAGCCCCTCGGGGTTGGCCCGGTCCACGGGCCGGCTGGCGTCCTTGAACATGTGCTGGTAGAGCGTGCTGTCCTTGGAGCCTGACAGCAGGAAGTAGGGGTCATGCTGGTGGCGCCACACGATGCCCGTGGTCACGTCCTTGTGCTCCTCGAAGGTGGCAAACGGGATGAAGGGCCGTCGGACGTCCCACACGTAGATGTTGTGGTCCACCATCATGGAGCAGGTGGCCAGGTGCCACTTCCTCTCAGGACGCCACTTGACCCGTGCCACCGAGGCGATGGTCTGGACGCAGTAGATCTCTTTGGCCCGGTTGGTGGTCATGTCCCACACCTTCACCATCTTGTCTCGGCCGCCAGTGGCCAGCCAACCCCTGCAGACAGAGGTCAATACATTAGCAAAGTGGCTGTTGAATCAGGTGAATCAACAGCCACACTGTAAGCAAGAATGGTTACTGTATCTAAAGAAAATTCACTTTAGATGAATGGTCAACCACTGCAAACATCAATGCTTTTTCAACATGTCTTTCACTAAAGTCTCTGCCTACCTGTCATCGGGGTGCCAGTCACAGCAGAACACAGGGCCAGTGTGGGCTGTGAACATCCTCTCATACCGGTCAGGCCTCCGGATGTCCCACAGCTGGACGTTACCGTTCTCAAAGGAAGCAGCAAAAGTAAAGTAATCCTTCATGCTGAACTGAACATCTCTTACACTCTCCGACTGACCTGAAAAAAATAACATCGATAAACAGGAATTTTCTCAGGCCAGGTACGTTACCGTGTCGTACGACTatgttgtttatttagtaaataataAGATGCGGTTTGTTTTGTAGCCCAGAGGCATTCCTGGACATGAGcagggcctggtttcccaaaagcatcttaaggttaagttcatcattagaaccttcgtaggagcatcgttaaatcaCCCAGCTGTTTCCCAAACCATCGTTAATAAAGTCGCACTTCAAAAACTATTGTTATTTACACTATTTTTCTACCACAAACCATTCATAGATCAGCTAAGTGCATTGTTAGATGCTTTTTTGCCCTTCtgcgtcactttatacacagaagatctctgcTCAACATAGAATCAAgttgtttatctgtctctctttgACAGCCGATAACTTCGGAAAGAAGTTGACTATAAATataaagttgccaatgtctttgcaagtGAAGGATAAAAATATGTTCTAAATGAAAACTGAGATAACTGCATTCCTACATAGGCATATAAATTTAAATCATATGGAAATCAATTTCATGTTCAGTCAATTGAGTTCTATTCGTTGCTACACTGTCTGTCATTTTTGCCTCAATATATTTAATGATGTGTAACATGtgcgcaatgatgtgccaaattaAATCGGAGATTTAGTGCATTATAGGGTAAGCATTAAAATAAGCCACCTCAATATTTGCAGGGTGATAACTGTCTAGGAACTGATCTgtcgtcagtattgtggaataattattatgttaaggtaagatttgaatggagaaagctgatcaaAGAGCAGC contains:
- the wdr24 gene encoding GATOR2 complex protein WDR24, with the translated sequence MEKMSRVTTALGSSAISGRTMFCHLDAPANAISVCRDATQVVVAGRNIFKIYGLEEEQFVEKLNLRVGRKPSLNFSCADVMWHQMEENLLATAATNGAVVTWNLGKPSRNKQDQLFTEHKRTVNKVCFHPTEVYMLLSGSQDGYMKCFDLRKKESVSTFSGQSESVRDVQFSMKDYFTFAASFENGNVQLWDIRRPDRYERMFTAHTGPVFCCDWHPDDRGWLATGGRDKMVKVWDMTTNRAKEIYCVQTIASVARVKWRPERKWHLATCSMMVDHNIYVWDVRRPFIPFATFEEHKDVTTGIVWRHQHDPYFLLSGSKDSTLYQHMFKDASRPVDRANPEGLCFGLFGDLAFAAKESLISGDSNRKPYPGGDRRYPIFFFKKPDLTEQFAHVSSALSVFESSLESRRMDWFVKTARLYLLGGKPFAELCDHNAKVAKELNRPQVSTTWTMLRLMFSDPANLSTPGPNNISKLGNLPLMNSFSMKEMGTESRLDRSKGESRQDNIHLEPGNSLINSNNDENEETEGSEGQAEYMFGDAELDDDDLYSMEHEIQAVEEQEYTLPQEAFPLRHEIMDNPSVPEHLQQDKADSPHASGNEAEVMCLTPIESLSLIAISQPLFSPHLPARFFCPVVREMLSHYAEQGDVQMAVSVLIVLGDRIRKEIDDLTQEHWYMSYIDLLQRFELWNVSNEVIKLSTCSAITCLNQTSTTLHVNCSNCKRPMSNRGWICDRCHQCASVCAVCHHVVKGLFVWCQGCSHGGHLEHVMNWLKSNSHCPAGCGHLCEYT